A portion of the Permianibacter fluminis genome contains these proteins:
- the nhaA gene encoding Na+/H+ antiporter NhaA yields MPLRLIRQFLALEAASGLLLVAAAVLALAISNSSLAPIYDGLLQIELEIRLGTLQLEKPLLLWINDGLMAVFFFLVGLELKRELLVGELRSPQQLLLPGVAAIGGMVAPALIYLAINRSDPVSMAGWAIPTATDIAFALGVLSLLGNRVPPALKLFLLALAVIDDLLAIVVIAIFYSGQLSLLHLLLSTLCIAALATLNITGVRRTGPYLLIGSLFWIFVLKSGVHATLAGVITALFIPLKDSNAPSTAESSPLEQLEHQLHPYVAYLIVPIFGFANAGVSLLGLGFRDLLAPVPLGITLGLVLGKTIGVLLSVAVVRLLRVAPLPAGCHWGHMIGVSMLCGIGFTMSLFIASLAFQAGGVHAPGTDRLGILMGSLMAAVAGYTLLRFCRPLSTANP; encoded by the coding sequence ATGCCACTCCGACTCATACGCCAATTTCTTGCGCTCGAAGCGGCCTCGGGTTTGCTGTTGGTGGCCGCCGCGGTGTTGGCGCTGGCAATCAGCAACTCCTCGCTAGCGCCAATCTATGACGGCTTGTTGCAAATCGAGCTGGAAATCCGGCTCGGCACACTGCAACTGGAAAAACCGCTGCTGCTGTGGATCAACGATGGCCTGATGGCGGTGTTCTTTTTTCTGGTCGGCCTTGAGCTCAAACGGGAATTGCTGGTCGGCGAGTTGCGCTCGCCGCAGCAGCTGTTGTTGCCCGGCGTGGCGGCAATCGGCGGCATGGTTGCTCCGGCACTGATTTACCTCGCCATCAATCGCAGTGATCCGGTCAGCATGGCCGGCTGGGCGATCCCAACGGCCACCGATATCGCGTTTGCGCTTGGCGTGCTGTCGCTGCTCGGCAACCGGGTGCCGCCGGCGCTGAAACTGTTCCTGCTGGCGCTGGCGGTGATCGATGATCTGCTGGCCATTGTCGTCATCGCCATTTTCTACAGCGGTCAGTTGTCGCTGCTGCATCTGCTGCTGAGCACCCTGTGCATCGCTGCGCTGGCGACCCTGAATATCACCGGGGTGCGTCGCACTGGCCCCTATTTGCTGATCGGCAGTCTGTTCTGGATTTTTGTCCTGAAATCCGGCGTGCACGCCACGCTGGCCGGGGTCATTACCGCGCTGTTCATTCCGCTGAAGGACAGCAACGCGCCATCGACCGCAGAAAGCTCGCCACTGGAACAACTGGAGCACCAACTGCACCCTTATGTGGCGTATCTGATTGTGCCGATTTTTGGTTTCGCCAATGCCGGTGTCAGCCTGCTGGGCTTGGGCTTTCGCGATCTGCTGGCGCCGGTCCCGCTCGGCATCACGCTCGGTCTGGTACTTGGCAAAACCATCGGCGTTTTGCTGTCGGTCGCAGTAGTGCGACTGCTGCGCGTGGCGCCGCTGCCGGCCGGTTGTCATTGGGGCCATATGATCGGCGTCAGCATGCTGTGCGGCATCGGCTTTACCATGAGCCTGTTCATTGCTTCGCTAGCGTTTCAGGCGGGCGGCGTTCACGCGCCAGGCACCGACCGGCTCGGCATTTTGATGGGCTCGCTGATGGCGGCCGTGGCCGGCTACACGCTGCTGCGGTTTTGCCGTCCCCTGTCTACTGCAAACCCTTGA
- a CDS encoding YbdK family carboxylate-amine ligase, whose protein sequence is MLTFTASAPLTLGVELELQLIDKQSRDLTPAAPELLTQLQHHPQHALFKPEITRSMIELNSSKQSHIDGLQTELFALRDVLVEHCTALDIGIAGGGTHPFQHWADREIYPGERFAQLADDYGYLARRFTVFGQHIHIGVPNGDAAVYLSQQLLRYIPHFVALAASSPYHLGIDTGLDCARLAAVWTFPLAGHMPSLRNWQAFNQYFADLQRLGVASSIKDLYWDVRPKPEFGTVEIRIADTPLSIQRAIDLAAYAQTLAKQLLEQAWQPMPDALQLVHRHNLFQACRHGYRATLVNPFSQEKLDLKTDLLRTLDNLQASSKSLDTQANLDRLATLAGQTDNDSRRIRALVANGKTLADVVDVSCARWRDNH, encoded by the coding sequence ATGCTCACCTTTACTGCCTCAGCCCCTCTCACGCTTGGCGTCGAACTGGAACTGCAGCTCATCGACAAGCAAAGCCGCGATCTCACCCCCGCCGCACCCGAGCTGTTGACCCAGCTGCAGCACCATCCGCAGCACGCCTTGTTCAAACCGGAAATCACCCGCTCGATGATCGAGCTGAACAGCTCAAAGCAGAGCCACATTGACGGCCTGCAAACCGAGCTGTTCGCTTTGCGTGATGTGCTGGTCGAGCACTGTACCGCCCTCGATATTGGCATCGCCGGCGGCGGCACCCACCCCTTCCAGCACTGGGCTGATCGGGAGATTTACCCCGGCGAACGGTTTGCCCAGCTGGCTGATGACTATGGTTACCTCGCCCGTCGCTTTACCGTCTTTGGTCAGCACATTCACATCGGCGTACCCAATGGCGATGCCGCGGTGTATTTGAGCCAGCAGCTGCTCCGCTACATTCCGCACTTTGTTGCACTGGCAGCATCATCGCCCTACCACCTTGGCATTGATACCGGACTCGATTGCGCCCGACTCGCGGCAGTCTGGACCTTCCCGCTCGCTGGCCACATGCCGTCACTGCGCAACTGGCAGGCGTTCAATCAGTACTTCGCTGATCTGCAACGCTTGGGCGTCGCCAGCAGCATCAAGGATTTGTATTGGGATGTGCGGCCCAAGCCGGAGTTCGGCACCGTTGAAATCCGCATCGCGGATACGCCGCTGAGCATTCAGCGCGCGATCGATCTGGCCGCCTATGCACAGACGCTCGCCAAACAATTGCTTGAACAAGCCTGGCAGCCCATGCCGGATGCATTGCAACTGGTCCATCGCCACAATCTGTTTCAGGCCTGTCGACATGGCTATCGCGCCACGCTGGTCAATCCGTTCAGCCAGGAAAAGCTGGACTTGAAAACCGATTTGTTGCGCACGCTGGATAATCTGCAAGCAAGTAGCAAAAGTCTCGATACGCAAGCCAATCTGGACCGGCTGGCAACACTGGCCGGTCAAACCGACAACGACTCCCGCCGCATCCGTGCCTTGGTTGCAAACGGCAAAACGCTGGCCGACGTGGTCGATGTCAGCTGCGCGCGCTGGCGCGATAATCACTGA
- a CDS encoding MarR family winged helix-turn-helix transcriptional regulator: MTASSPSEAATLTAVDRSGSAATASDATEVLRCFRLIFGNARQHFRYIEDSCGLGGAQIWALGLVRARPGIRVSELADAMSVHQTTTSNLVAGLSRKGLLRRERAERDQRVVRLYITDAAAALLLRSPGPVEGILLQALRHMDESNLQQLNAVLQQVLAHMQTINPALADIPLTEL, from the coding sequence ATGACCGCCAGTTCTCCCTCCGAAGCCGCCACTTTGACCGCTGTCGACCGCAGCGGCAGCGCCGCCACGGCGTCCGATGCCACCGAAGTGCTCCGTTGTTTTCGGCTCATATTCGGTAATGCCCGGCAGCACTTTCGCTATATCGAAGACAGTTGCGGCCTGGGCGGTGCCCAGATTTGGGCGTTGGGGCTGGTTCGGGCCCGGCCGGGCATCCGGGTCAGCGAACTGGCCGATGCCATGAGCGTGCATCAGACCACGACCAGCAATCTGGTGGCGGGCTTGAGCCGCAAGGGCTTGCTGCGTCGGGAGCGGGCCGAACGCGATCAGCGGGTCGTGCGCCTTTACATTACCGATGCCGCGGCGGCGTTGCTGCTGCGCTCGCCGGGGCCGGTCGAAGGCATTTTGCTGCAGGCCCTGCGGCATATGGATGAATCGAATCTCCAGCAACTCAATGCTGTGCTGCAACAAGTGCTCGCACACATGCAGACCATCAACCCTGCCTTGGCGGATATTCCGCTGACGGAACTCTGA